The segment ACGTGCTGGCCGTCGGAGGCAGTTTCGAAGGCGAAGTGTTGGACCAGAGCGAACTCGATGGCGTCACAGATTTCGAGAAATTCGACGCGATCTTTCTGGTTGATCCCGGACCGATGACGGATGAGTTGTGGATGGCGTTGGAAGACTTCGTCCGCGGCGGCGGAGGATTGAGCGTGTTCCTTGGCCACAACGCGTCGACGCGGGATGGGTTGCCGGATCCGTCATTCCAAACAGATGCGGCCAGTCGGATCCTGACCGGAAGGCTGTCAAATATTTTCCGCTGCCCCGATCGGCTGTTGGAACCTTTTGTCTTGAGCCCGCAAGACTATTCCCATCCGGTGCTGTCGGCGTTTCGGGAAGTCAGTACTTCGATTCCCTGGTCAAAGTATCCCGTATTCAATTTCTGGGGTTTGGATCGCGAGTTCAATGAAGACTTTCCGACGGTCAATGTTGCTTCGTACAACAACTTCGAACCCGCAATCATTGAACGCAGAATCGGAGCCGGTCGGGTTCTCGTCATGACGACGCCGGTGGCCGAACCCGTCAATCTGAGAAAACGCAAGAGTTGGAATCAGAGGTCGCTTGAGCCGTGGGTTTGGTATGTCGTTGTAAAATCGATGACTCGCTACGTCGTCCAGGCGGATTCGGATGCATTGGAAGTTCGAGTCGGGCAGGTGGCGTCGCTGAGGAATGACTTGAGCCAGTATCCAGATTCGTGGAACGTGTTTTCACCGGATCCGGAAAAGCCTCCTGCGAGAATTGCGATGGTCAACAACGCGGTAAGCTACGGCAACACGGACACGCCCGGTCACTATCGGCTTAAAGGAGTTCTCGACGGTCCGGTGCTGCGAGGGTTTTCGGCGAACATCGACCCCAAGACCGTTGATCTGACTCGGGTGGTGCCAGAGGAACTCGATAGCGTGCTGGGTGCGGGAAGGTATCAGCTGGCGAAGGGGCAGGAAGAGATCACTCGGCAGCAGGGTCAGGCGAGAAAGGGACGCGAGTTTTATCCGCTGTTGATGATGATGATGTTCGCGGCAATCGTAATTGAGTATTTGGTTTCAAACAGGTTTTACAAAAGTTAGTCAGTAGGTCAGTCTGTCCCCGACTGACAGATTTCAAATACGAGTCTGAGACAGCCTCGCCTACTAAAATCAAATACGAGTCTGGGACAGACTCGCCTACTACAGCCAGAAATCCGATCAATTCCGGGACAGACTTGGCACCTACCTATGAACACATTCACACTACAACCTGTCACCAGCATCTGGATCGTCCTGATCCTGGCAGTTTGCGCGCTGTTGATGATGTTCGTCCGTCCTTCGTTCTCAAAGATTTCGAAAGGGCAACGCCAAACCCTCAACCTGCTCCGTACCGGAGTCGTGCTGTTGGCGCTGTTGGGATTGCTGCGTCCGGGATGTGTGCAGACCGAAGAAGAACTCCAGTCCGGCGTGCTGCTGTGTTTGCTCGACACAAGTCGCAGCATGGAACTGCCGCACGACAAAGATGACTCCACGCGTTGGGACGCCATTGTTGACACGATGCGAAAGAACGAAGGCCGATTCCAACAGCTTGCGGATAAAAAAATCGACGTCAGGTTTTATGGCTTCGACAACGAAATGGTGCAGCTCGAATTTGACGGCCAGCTCAATCTTCCGTCCAAACCCGAAGGCGGTGAGACCGATTTGGCGTCGCCGCTGTTTAACAGTTCGCGCGAAACGCGTGGCGAGCGTCTGATCGGAGTCGTCTTGATGTCCGACGGCGTTCCAACGGTTTTGAACCCGCCGGTAGAGATCTCGCAAGCGGTGACGCCGTTGGTGAATATGGAAACGCCGCTGTTCAGCATTCCGCTGGGCAGCCCTGCCGATACCGGGCAGAGTCGCGATGTGGCAATCACGAACTTTGCCGAACAGCATGTTGTGAATGTGAAGAACCGGCTGATCGCCGAAGCCACCGTTGCGACGCGTGGCTATCAGGGGCAAGACATTCGCGTCGAGCTGGTGGTGATTGATTCCAGCGGCCGGGAAGAGGTCGTCAACCCGCCAAGAATCGTGACTCCGCAGCGGGCGACTCAGGAGATCATCGTTCCGTTCGAGTACAAACCGACGGAACCTGGTGAGTTTCGAATCAAAGTCCGGGCCGTGCCGATGCCGGGCGAAATTGCTTTGCGAAACAACGAGCTGGACGCGTTTCTAACCGTCAACGACAAAGGGCTGAGCGTCGTTTTGATCGATGGCGGTATGTTGTGGGAGCAGAGCTTCATGCGGCGATCGTTGGCCACCGCCGAATTCCTGGACTTGCAGTTTATTCCGATCTATCCGTCGGAGATCGATGCTGGACCGCGCGACGAACTGGTCGAGCTTTTCGAAGACGAAACGGTCGACGTCTTTATTCTCAGCAACATTGATTCGCGATTGCTGTACGACGAAGTGCAAAGTCCGCTGGGGCTGAGGGCGCTCAGCGACGCGGTGACCAAACGCGGAAAAGGCCTGATGATGCTTGGCGGTCCCCACAGCTTTGGACCGGGGCTTTATCATCAAACGCCTCTGGACGATCTTCTGCCAATCAAGATGCTGCCAACCGAACGGCAGGATTTTGGGACAGACATCGTGCGGCGTTTTCATATCAGCGGCGAGCTTAAGATGAAGCCTGCGGCGAACCATCCGTTGACTCAGTTGGGAGACGACAGCCCTGGTTGGTCCAAGCTGCCACCGCTGGTCGGTGCCAACCGTTTTGCTGGGGTCAAAAAGAACGCTCTGATTCTGCTGGAGAGCGATGACCAGGCAGCCCATCCGCTGTTGGTCGCATCCATCAACGGCGGTCGCATCCTCGCGTTCGCGGGCGATTCACTTTGGCGATGGAACATGAAGCGACACGAGGATCAAGCTCGTACGTTCAAGCCTGAGTACGACCAGTTTTGGCGTCAGGCGATTCTGTGGCTGGCCAATTGGGACTCGCGGAATGACGATTCGATCTCAATTGAGTTTCCTCAGCGTCGTTTTCAGCCCAAAGGTCGCGTTCGATTTGGTGTCAATGCTCAATCGATTACTGGCGAAACGCTGACAGACGTGATCTACAAAGCCGTGCTGACTCAGCCCGATGGCGAAACGCAACTGGTCGCTGTGACCGATACCGGACCTGGGAACTGGAGCGAAGTCGAACGCGACATGATCGCACAGCCCGGAGTCTATCTGCTGGAAGTCGAAGGCCAGCGAAACGGTACCTCGCTGGGAACGGCCCAAAGGCAGTTTGTCGTCGTCGATCGGGACGTTGAAAAATCAAATCCGGTCGCGGACGTTGAGCGCATGGCGATGCTCGCGAACCAGACTCGTGACTTCGGCGGCAAGCTGATCGGACCGGACGAGCTTTCCGACGTGCTGGATGCAATGATCAAAGATCCGCCAGTTGAAAAAGTTCAGATTCCGACGAAATGGAAGTTTGGTGAAACGATGTCTCACTCGTTGGGGTTTTTGATGATATTCGTTGCGCTTCTGGCAACCGAGTGGGTGTTGCGAAAGAAATGGGGCCTGGTTTAGATTGACGCGACTGATGCAGTTCGCTGTTCGTTGATTGAGGGAGTTTGAATGTCCGAGAATAATCCGTTTGAAAAATCTGTTCAGGATTCCGTTGTGGAAGCCTACGCTCCGGCGCCAACAGGCGCGCCCGGTCCAAAGTCAATTCCAACCGGAGTGATGGTCGTCGGTATCATCGGACTGCTGTTGGGGTTGCTTGGACTGATGGGGGTATGCATTGGCGGATTCAGTCTGGGGATGACCGAAACGTTTGTTAAGTTGATGCCTGGCGAGGACGTTCAGGAAGCGTTTCAGAAGGTGATGGACCTGCAGTTCATCCCAACGCTCATTCAGCTAACTCTTTCGCTGATTCTCAGCCCGATGCTGATCGCTGCGTGTATCGGATGTCTGACGCGAAAGGCATGGAGTGGCGGGCTGTTGAAGATTTCGCTGATGGGAATGATCTTTTCCAGCGTGGTTTCGCTGTTGATTACCGTTTGGCTGATGTTGTTTCACTCAGACACGCTGTTGGCCCCAAGTGTGGCTCAAATGGGCGGCAACGTCGACGCTGCAAAGCCCGGGTTCTATGTCGGCCAGGCCATTGCGATCGGTTTTGCACTGCTGTATCTCGTGTTTTTCATCTGGGCTTTGATCTATGCTCGTGGCAAGCGAGCGACGGAGTATTTCGATCGTATCGCAAACGTCACCCGGTAGGTCGAAATTCAATCGCAACGGGCGAACGAGAGCCGGCCGCAAGGAACTGGCTCACTCGTTTGGTCGCTGAAGCTTCGTGATCGTGTTGCATATCGCTTTCTTCCCCAGCGATGCAGGTTTAGCTTTCGATCGCGTTCACGATGGCTTCAAAATCTTCTTCTTTCAAATTGATCGTGTTGGCCTCGGTTGGAAATGAGCCGCTTTGAACGTCCGCGATGTACTCGCTGAACGCGGCGATCCGTTCCTGTTGCAGACGGCGATTTTCTGCGCCAAAGTCGCGATACGATTTGGCGTGCCGGGGAATTCGCTCGTCATAGTCGCCAAGGATGTCACAGGAGAACAGAAACTGGGTGTCGCATCCGCTGCCTGATCCAAGCGACATCAAAATCATGTTCGTGTTCTGTGAAAGATAAGTCCCCAACTGATGCGGCACGACTTCGAGTTCTGCCGCATAGGCTCCAGCGTTTTCCAGTGCCTTCATCTGCTCAAAAAGTCGCTTGGCCTCGGCAGGTTTTTTGCCAATCGCCCGATAACCGGTCCACGTCACATGCCGAGGCACCAGTCCGAGATGCCCCACGACGGGAATGCCTTCATCGGCCATCGCTTCGATGATCTTCGGGCTTGACGAGCAGTAAACCGAACTTGCTCCCAGTTCCAGAGCTTCGAACGCGATTCGGATCGCTTCGTCTGCTGTCGCCATTCCGTGCGGCGTCGCGCAGGAAAGGAAGCTTGTCGGCGCGGCTTCAACCAAACGCGGGAATCGAAGTTGCGCTTCTGGCGAATCAAAGCTACAGCTCATCAGGTCGACGCCTGCTTCTTCCGCCGCAGCGGCTTCTTCAGGTGACTTGACGTGAATATGCGTCAGGCAGC is part of the Mariniblastus fucicola genome and harbors:
- a CDS encoding 3-methyl-2-oxobutanoate hydroxymethyltransferase, translated to MLRPRKKYNVYELQQLKGKRCLTHIHVKSPEEAAAAEEAGVDLMSCSFDSPEAQLRFPRLVEAAPTSFLSCATPHGMATADEAIRIAFEALELGASSVYCSSSPKIIEAMADEGIPVVGHLGLVPRHVTWTGYRAIGKKPAEAKRLFEQMKALENAGAYAAELEVVPHQLGTYLSQNTNMILMSLGSGSGCDTQFLFSCDILGDYDERIPRHAKSYRDFGAENRRLQQERIAAFSEYIADVQSGSFPTEANTINLKEEDFEAIVNAIES
- a CDS encoding glutamine amidotransferase gives rise to the protein MNTFTLQPVTSIWIVLILAVCALLMMFVRPSFSKISKGQRQTLNLLRTGVVLLALLGLLRPGCVQTEEELQSGVLLCLLDTSRSMELPHDKDDSTRWDAIVDTMRKNEGRFQQLADKKIDVRFYGFDNEMVQLEFDGQLNLPSKPEGGETDLASPLFNSSRETRGERLIGVVLMSDGVPTVLNPPVEISQAVTPLVNMETPLFSIPLGSPADTGQSRDVAITNFAEQHVVNVKNRLIAEATVATRGYQGQDIRVELVVIDSSGREEVVNPPRIVTPQRATQEIIVPFEYKPTEPGEFRIKVRAVPMPGEIALRNNELDAFLTVNDKGLSVVLIDGGMLWEQSFMRRSLATAEFLDLQFIPIYPSEIDAGPRDELVELFEDETVDVFILSNIDSRLLYDEVQSPLGLRALSDAVTKRGKGLMMLGGPHSFGPGLYHQTPLDDLLPIKMLPTERQDFGTDIVRRFHISGELKMKPAANHPLTQLGDDSPGWSKLPPLVGANRFAGVKKNALILLESDDQAAHPLLVASINGGRILAFAGDSLWRWNMKRHEDQARTFKPEYDQFWRQAILWLANWDSRNDDSISIEFPQRRFQPKGRVRFGVNAQSITGETLTDVIYKAVLTQPDGETQLVAVTDTGPGNWSEVERDMIAQPGVYLLEVEGQRNGTSLGTAQRQFVVVDRDVEKSNPVADVERMAMLANQTRDFGGKLIGPDELSDVLDAMIKDPPVEKVQIPTKWKFGETMSHSLGFLMIFVALLATEWVLRKKWGLV